The Triticum aestivum cultivar Chinese Spring chromosome 7B, IWGSC CS RefSeq v2.1, whole genome shotgun sequence genome window below encodes:
- the LOC123157956 gene encoding B-box zinc finger protein 20, whose product MLLFHCLLAPLFSSPCIIISLHLLPRIQPQLSPSFDLLPRKPIAMRVQCDVCGLEPAAVLCCADEAALCSPCNRRVHRANKLAGKHRRLTLLQPSPAANDAAAPLCDVCKERRGLVFCVEDRAILCADCDEPIHSANELTAKHSRFLLVGAKLSADPVDQEIPSPDGSSVEQDDCSASAAEEAPAVHDASHAGGGGGGSSISDYLTNICPGWQVDELLFDDAAFVAKQKGRDEQVPFLDADLFDVVAAERPGKRGAWAPHVPHTPVPAWGLQEFPAALVAPAAAAKAKQGHVREWYHSDSDSDVFAVPEITSPPAKRARPSSFWCL is encoded by the exons ATGCTCCTCTTCCATTGCTTGCTTGCTCCTCTGTTCTCTTCTCCTTGCATTATTATttccctccatctccttcctcgcatcCAGCCGCAACTCTCCCCCTCCTTTGACTTGCTTCCAAGAAAGCCGATCGCCATGCGCGTGCAGTGCGACGTCTGCGGCCTCGAGCCGGCCGCCGTGCTCTGCTGCGCCGACGAGGCCGCGCTCTGCTCCCCCTGCAACCGCCGCGTCCACCGCGCCAACAAGCTCGCCGGCAAGCACCGCCGCCTCACCCTCCTCCAGCCCTCCCCGGCCGCCAACGACGCCGCCGCGCCGCTCTGCGACGTCTGCAAG GAGCGGAGGGGGCTCGTGTTCTGCGTGGAGGACCGGGCGATCCTGTGCGCCGACTGCGACGAGCCCATTCACAGCGCCAACGAGCTCACGGCCAAGCACAGCCGCTTCCTCCTCGTCGGTGCCAAGCTCTCCGCCGACCCCGTGGACCAGGAGATCCCCTCCCCGGACGGGAGCTCCGTCGAGCAGGACGACTGCTCGGCCTCGGCCGCCGAGGAAGCCCCTGCAGTTCATGACGCCAGccacgccggaggaggaggaggaggaagcagcaTCTCAGACTACCTCACCAACATCTGCCCCGGCTGGCAAGTCGACGAACTCCTCTTCGACGACGCCGCCTTCGTCGCC AAGCAGAAGGGGCGCGACGAGCAGGTGCCGTTCCTGGACGCCGACCTGTTCGACGTGGTCGCCGCCGAGCGTCCGGGGAAGCGCggcgcgtgggcgccccacgtgcCGCATACGCCGGTTCCGGCCTGGGGCCTGCAGGAGTTTCCGGCCGCTTTGGtggccccggcggcggcggcgaaggccaAGCAGGGGCACGTGCGGGAGTGGTACCACAGCGACAGCGACAGCGACGTGTTCGCCGTGCCGGAGATCACGTCGCCGCCGGCCAAGCGGGCGCGGCCGTCGTCGTTCTGGTGCCTGTGA